The region CTAAGGTCAATAGATAGTAATGGATCGTTGATAACTATTCAAGAGATTCACTCAGGTTTGATGAAGCGTGGAATAGTCGACGTAGTTCTCCAAGTTGAAGAGCACGAAGAGGCGCTGTTCTCTCTTGGCCTGTTCGCGGGAGGCCTAGGAAGCTTCGTTTCGACTCCCAGCCAGGAAAATGACATTCAGGATGTCGAACCAGCTACTGCAGGAATGGAGCTCGATTTCCTAGGTGTTGGTATCAGGCCATTCGTCTTCTTCTCTGGCCAAGGGGAACTTATGAGTCACATCTGGTCTGGGTCAGCGTCCGAACGAACTCCAGCCTTCCAGGCCTTAGCTGCTCTCCATAACTACAACGAATACATTCCACTGGCCTCGGGAATCGTAGCCGAAGTCGACGTCCAAGGTGCGGTTAGCTTCGATTTAGCTGGACAAATTCAACTGAGCCTATGGTCCAGAAGCGCTCAGTCGCTGGTGGATCTGAAGGCTGGAATTATGATCCAGGGAGGAACGAAAGTGCGTTCCGACTTTGTGCAGAGCATGGCCGAGTTCTCTATGTCGATGGAACCGAAATTGGAGTTGGCCACCGACGTAGACTTTTCCGGACCGGTATCTCTGTGCATGAGACTTAGCCAACCAGAGAACGTGATGAAGTATCAGGTATATAAGGTTGAAAGAGTAGCTGGAAGTAGACACAAATTGAGAAAAACCAGGAGGATGAGGTTGCATAATCCTGGGAGGTCTTATCTGTTGAACAGAAAGAATAACGAGATGTGCTCAATGGTGTTCAGTTAATCGATAAAGACTGTTCGGGTTTGACATAGAACTTTATAGAATTTACGAAGACAGTTTTTATCGAAGATgttactttcttcttcttccaatCGTGTCTCGTGCACTGCGTCGAGGAAAGGGAATCGCGCGTGCTGCACGAAAAGGAACTGTATAGGTATATTTTTGTTgtaattttgtattttgtaattacattttttctattttgttataatttatataatttatgtaCTCGGTACATTTACGATTTGCGGggaaaaggaaattttattcCGATGAAAATTGCTCGAACTCGTTCCACTTTTATCAACGCTATTTGTTTTGCGATCCATTTTGATTCAATTTTTTATGGTTGAATGACCCttaataattgaattatttCATAGCCTTTTACATACGTGCTTTGCATATTTCAATGATACGCCAAGCGTAGAAGCTATAACGATTCTCATcaattttattcaaaatatcTATGAGTAGTacacaaaatattatttcaaaatcGATATTAACAAGCGAAGAAATCTAATACATTGTAGACAGTTAAAAGTATATCGAGTTActtattttttaatgaatttataatttatgaaaCTTAATGTAATGCATGTTTTATACaaggaatatttttattcagaTATTGCTAGTTCAGAGAATATCGTATGTTGaaagatattatattttataatatatataggaaGAGGTGGAAGAAGGCAGATCTAGGATTTATAGAATGTACTGAAGAGAAATGGAAATCAAAAAGTTTATACATTTTCTAAATTAAATggagaaattttcatttatttgtcggaatatgagataaaagataTAGAAGCTGATCTTGCATAAAGAAACGCAAAGTAAATCGTTGGAATAAATTGATTGAAGTATAAGGATTAAAACGTGTCTTTTTTTTTCGATCTTTAAGAACCTAtcttaattttcataaaaattcattttctcCTTACTCAATTGCCTAATTTTAAACCTATATTTTGAACACTTTAACGACAGCCACACTCGGCAACAACCATGTCTTCGTAGCCGTACTGATAAGTTAAAGTTCCACTGGCATCCAGATAAAGCAGACTGGTAGGCGCTAGTCTCGTTGGTACGCAGCAAGCTCTGCCAACAGGTTTGCTGCCGCCCTCGATGGCCTGGAGAGCACCGTGTACCAACGTCTGCACGATCGCATGCTTCGTGGGGCTAAGATGATCGCCGAACGGGTAAAAACACTTCCCAGAGCACTGATAGGCTTCGTACCCGGGTGGAGCAACGACCCATTCGTCGTACGCGATCAGTGCAAAGTCTACGTAAAGAGATCGTCGTCTGCAGGAATTCTTACGTCTTCTTCGGGGACCGTCGTCTTCGTCCGTCTCTTCTTCTTGAATGGAACGCCTTAAGCGCCTCTTCCTCACTTTGGCGTAGCTCAATAACAAGATTGGGCCGTCTCCGCAAGGATGATAACCAACTCTGCCGTATACTCGGAATCTGACAGCACTACCACTCCTTGCAACCACTGCAGAAGTAACATTGAAAGCCCTCCAACTATCGTCTCTCCTCGATTTGCAGCTTCCAAAAGCGTCCGTGTGATCTAAACGCACTCTGAGAATGGATCCAACAACGCCAAGCAACTCTGCTACCTCCAGAGCTTCGTCTGGGTCGATCGGAGGTACCGAGAATACCAGGATCCTGGCTCCTTCGTTGGTCGGACCTGACACATGGATCGGTTCTAACGCTCGAACTATGTCCACATCTGATCTGCGGTGGTACAGCTCTAGCATGTATTTCGATACGACTCCGCGATACTTTTTATGACTTTTGCCGATGGTTTTTCTGTTTGTTTTGTTAGAGAATCGACGGAAAACGGATGGAGAAGACGATGGAATGGAGAGGTCGAACTGAATCGACGCTTTCGCGTGTACCGTGGAGGATCGCCAGGAAAGAGAACTGGTTTTCCACAATCCATAGACACAGAAAGTTCCAACGAAGAGTAAGAAGATATATTGAGAAGGGTTCATGGCGAAGAGCACTGGACGGTTTGGTGATGGTTTCAGGGATTTTAAATCGACGCGAAAGAGTGAAAAATTGGATGATTTCGAACCGAAGTCGATCGGATTTGGCATCCAACTGCCAACGAATCCTTGGCCGGTGGGTGAGGTTGAAGGACGGCTTTTAAATAACTGCCAATGGGAAGGAGGGATTCGAAATTGCTGCTGGAATGTCCTTATCATCGACAGACTGCCACTCGACCTCCAGGCTAGTCCGAGAGTTCGATGGTGCGCTATGAATCATAGCGGTGTGCAAGTCGGTCCAAACTTCGATTATATGACATATTCCTTGAGTTAATTTTCACAATGGGGCTTTTTGATTAATTAGGAAATTCAAACTATATTTATACTAAGATCACTGTTATGAGAAACAAGATACCTTATATTCCTTTCTATATTCAACGTTGATTTTGGAAAGATTTCAAAGTATGTATCGGTTGAAGCGATAGGCCTCGGAAAGATAGCTTAGGCAATAGATCCACAACGTAGAAGGATGGCACGATGTTATCATCGTATCGTCGTCATAATAACCGTCTAATTTATAActgttaaatttatttttaaaagcaaACACTAAGAAATCACCAACATCATCTCCAAGAACGTCTGCAAGTCTCATCTCGATCTTTTAGGGTGCTCTCAGACGATCAAtgatatttgaaatatcataTTACCTTTGATACACCGTTGATAAAAATTTGATCGATTTTCGATCATTATATTTAGTCTGTATAAATCGTAATTCAATTCGGTTCGTCGTAAATCAATCTTAGCCTCTGTAGAGCGCCGAAACCACCAACGCAAACGACTCGTCGGAAAACGCAGATGCAGGAAGATCAAACCACGCTTAACGTCTAACGTTTGATCGATATTGACTCTTCTTAAATCGCTATCACCGACTGGAACGCTTACATTAATCGCGAGTATGATGACTCTCTCAGTGGTGGTTGAAAAAGGGGCTGTCGTCGTTCACGGAAGAATCTTTAACGAGCGCTTTCAGCCAGCTCGTTCGACGTTAAAGTCCGATGGGTTGATCGATTTTTTCGCTGGCGATCATCCAACAAGTTCGGTGGCTGTTGAGGACGACGCTCGCTCCACCAGCGGTCCACTATATTTAAATATAGTCGAAGATCGTCGTAGAGAGATGAGCAGCTAGTCTTATGTGCGAGCTACTGATAGCAGCCGCTCCTCTCGGTGgagcagcagcagcagtagcACTTCTGACAAGCAAAGTGATTGAGAGGTGAGCTCCGACATTGAAGAGGTGGTGTCGATTCCGTGGCCGGTACGGGCCCTCGTCTCGTTTCAAGTGACCGTGCGTATCCCGGGCAAGATCTTCAGCTGAAAAGGAGCAGGACGTCGGCCCGTGGCCGCTCGTGCAGCGTTCATCGATCGTCTCGAGATTATGACGTCCAGTTGTTTCTCCCCTCCGCCTCTTCGACCACCGATCGACATCAGCGATCAGTCCGACACAGTCAAGGTGGAGTGTTTTCTTAGTTCTCCGATTCGATCGGTTCCCTGTTCAAACCGTCCCATTAACTTTCGTTCTTCGCCATCTCCGGGACCACCTGACGGCATGCTAAGTTAGATCTTAGAAAATCGTGAACAGATAACCGCGATGCAAAACCGTTTCTCCTGGTTTATCCCCACAACAAATGGTCGATACGCATTAGACCATAGAAGGTTCTGATGAAATCCACGGGCCAGCCTGTCCGATGTCGAAGCACGCGCGTGTGTAGGTGGGCAGACTTGTTGCACAAGCGACTTGGCGACGTTGAATCGTCGCAAAGGCGGTAGAAGAATGGTGGAAGGAAAAGCAGAAAAACGAAGCTCGAGCGACGGTCGCTTTCCATTGTAGGGGTTTCGTGATCTCGAGGGCGGATTGATACTTGGACGTACCACCCCATTGCGTCTACGTGCCATACAATATCCCCGTCGCACGACGTGTCCGATATTCTTAGATTTGCACTTGGCATTCCGTTATATAACGATGAAAAACATTCGTCGGATTTCACGTGCGCAAACGTGTGTGTTTTGCAGGGTACTGACCTGATCAAAGTGTCGAGGTTTTATAAGGACAGCAAGGAGGGAAAGTTCGTGAGCTTCTTGTACGAGGATACAAGGACTCTGTACGATGGTTTCCGCAAAGGCGCCAAGGAGTCCAGTAAGTTTGCACTCATCCCAGCTTGGTTTGCGAATCGTTAACACGCGAATGGTCTCGTTCTCGCGTCTATCCTGTCACACGGGACTATAATTTCGATAGACGCGCGACTTGACAAATTCTCATTTTCGTACATACGCGTGACCTCTTCCGGACGTACGTGGTTATTATTCGTTAGCTGGTCTTCTTGACACACAGACAACGGACCCTGTCTTGGCTGGCGGGATGGACCAAACAAACCATACCAGTGGCTACATTACAACGAGACCCTGCTCAGGGCGAAGAATTTCGGTTCTGGCTTAGTGTCTTTGGGGCTGATGCCAGGATCGCACGCGCTCGTGGGTCTCTACAGTCAGAACTGTCCGGAATGGATCCTCGCCGAGCAGGCTTGCTACACGTACTCGTTGGCAGTAGTGCCTTTGTACGACACGCTGGGCCCTGATGCCTGTGCCTTTATCATTAACCAGGCTGAGATCAATTTAGTCGTCTGCGAAAATGACAGCAAGTGCAATTTGCTGCTCGACAAGGCGCCTAGGTACGTGCCTTTTGTCGGAATTCATTTGAGAAgtataattttatcgaacgtaACGCCTCTTGCGTTAAAAGAATCGAAGAAACGTGTTTTCGACCAGACAACGATACAAGTTACAATTCCGATCACTCGAGAGCGTGATAGTTGGATTGTTGCAGTGGCAGTATGCCACGAATCGATATAAACGCATTTTTTACAACATCGACGCGCGACACGATTTACAAATCTCGCGTGGAATTGCAAACaaatttaaacgtttccgtGCAATGTCCTGAGACATCTTGGCACGGTAAACTAACGTGACTTTTTACTGCAATTTCGATTTAACGTAATTTCGAGTAACGTATAAAGAATAGCTacgactagattttcacgatcGATATAAAGTACATCCAGAAGTTCGTGCAAACAAAGCCGAATCTTGCTTATCCCCTGACTGGACTCGACCGATCGGATAATCGTCTTTCGTTCCAGATGTCTAAGGAAAATGGTGGTGATAAAAGAGACGAGACAGGCGACGAACCAGAGGGCGAAAAACCGCGGCGTCGAGTTGTTCAAGTTCGAGGAAGTGGAACGTATCGGCGCCCAAAAGAATCATCCGGAAGTTCCGCCCAAGACGACGGATCTGTGCACCATATGCTACACGTCCGGTACTACGGGGAATCCGAAAGGCGTGATGTTGACGCATCAGAACGTGATGGCGAGTATAAGCGCGGTTTTGATACAATTAGGCGAGCACAGGCCCTCGTACAAGGATACGATGATCAGCTTTTTGCCCCTGGCACACATGTTGGAACGGTGCTGCGAGAACGGCATGTACATGGTGGGCGCGTCCGTGGGTTTCTACAGCGGTGACATCAAAAGGTTGCCCGAGGATATGAAAGCCTTGAGGCCTACCGTGATGCCAGCGGTGCCGAGACTCTTGAATCGAATGTACGACAAGGTGAGCACAACCACTTATGAAATTCACCGATTTCCCAATCATCTCGTACCTCCTTGTTCCCAACTTATTCTGCTACCACCTGACGCTGGTAAATATACACCGAATCCATTGTTTCTGGTTTTGTTCGCGTAATTTGCCACGAAACCAGCACGGTAATTACCGGCGGTGTTGTCGAAGTGGTAGTCGATTTTCGAAATAACCAATATTTAGATGGTTAGTGAAAAAGGCGCACTTGCGCTTCGCGTTcgtaattatattcataaatcaAACAAGTAAAAACAATTACGCAAATAAAACAGTGATTTAGTAACTTATAACTTAAAATATCTTGAGACAGGTGTAACTTTTCGAAGAAGAGATTAATTTACGTTTATCGCTACTTACCACGAAACCTCGTGCCTCCCTTCTGATATTTCTTTTCCAAACGTTCGTAAAACACTTTTCCACGCACTTGGTCGAAAATAGCACTAAACGAAAAGTTCCGCTCGCCGCAAATATAATTATCTAAACAAAATACATGACGCGGGTGTGTTTAGAAAATTTCTATTCCGTGTTTACCATTTGGGTGGCAGTGGCGAGTGTTCAAGTGGTATTCTTGGCGATCAAAGTTACCGGAGAATCGAAAAAGATATTTTAGAGTATGCTCATCGAGATGCAAGGACGGATAACCCGTAGGGCGTAGGAAATCGCGTCCCACGGAAGCCGTGGAATTCGTGACTCGTTCGTCTCCAACGTGTAGCGATTTACGAGTGAAGTGATATTTTTACCCTTGACGAAGGTGTCGGAGTGCAAGAATACGCGCTAAGTAATTTATTCCCGGACAATTTATCGGCAGACAAGATCGGTCATCTTGTGAAACGCTTAATGAATTTCCCCTTGTACCGGTGgctaaaaatagtttgacgaaTATCACGAGTCGCCTCGGCTACATTCGAGTTTGATGGACAGTTGCATTAGCGAAATTATCCAGATGTGTTTGTTTCGCGCGAATGTCTTCTACGTGTACGTATCTCTGCTCATGGCCGAAATAATAAACCCTCTTTCCTTGTCTATTTTCAGATCGATGGACGATTAACGTATTCCATGTCGCGAGAAAATGTACTCGTTTTACGAGTATCTTAAATCCTTGCGAAAAGAAGCTGCGTTTTAGGAAATttagaatatacatatatttgacGACTATTATCGTAGCTATTCGAGGTCTAGGAAaattttttgttaaaaaatacaTCGATTTATATTCCGTTTGCAACTACTTGAACGATTTACTGATATCCTTTTAGCTTCTGATTACTCAAAGAGGATTAGCAAGTTTCGTTTTACATATTCTTTGAAAGAAAATACTCTTTTAGTTGTAAATGTGTGGTTCTTGGTCTATCGAGTATAAGTCTACGAGGATCAAGAGACTTATGAGAAACGTATGAATCAGCAGATAATATATTACCGAATAAATACCGTGTGATTTTTCGCTAAGTATATGTGTTAAGCGATTCTTATTTAATGGTAAGCTTATTTTTTTAAAGTTTAGCTTTCGATGATTTATGGAAACTTAAACGCTGTTAACAAAGATTTATTACCTTCGTTCACTTCCAAACGTTACAAGTCTTTTTGAAAACAAATTACGCGGCATAAGATCCTATTCGTCTTGTTGCtattacaaatgaaattaagagTTCCGATGACACAAGAATATAATCGATCGATTATACATTTTAATtccatatatatttttctaggaAAATTTTTGCActttaaaaacgaaaatattttcACGATAGTACATCGACACGAAGTGCATACGTAAGAATATATGTCGCATTTTATTAAGGTCAATGTTACGTAATACATTTTGAGACAGTACTGGCAGAACCGGATCGAGGATGACAGGGATAGCACGACGAAACAGGTGGAGAGGCAGTTCCATCTTCTACCGTGACCCTGATTTCTCGAATGAATGGAATTCGTGCATTTTATGCTTTCGTAATAAATCTACGTATCAAATTGGTGATGTGAATGAATATGTATACATGTTTTCTGTCGTTTCACAAGTTCcatgaaattgaaatataataataattggaGCAAGAATGGATATAAAATTTGGCAGAAAATTTCTCGGATATTAGATTCAGCAAAAATCCGCTACCGCTGCGATTAATACCAGACTTGACAGTTGACATAGCGATACAGCGTGTTAACGAGAATTTATAAAGACATCgcaattttcttatttatcttTGAACGAGATAATTTTAATATCTAGTATAAAGATTACTGCTTTCGAGATAATAAAGATTACTACGTTCGTAGCGAATAATCCATGCAAAAACGCATAACTCTATTCTGTTCTTGAATGTGGTACGCGTgaatatattcgcaaaaatagCCAGATGGCATGACTTTACTTAGAGCCGTAAATTAATGCAACACTTGAAAGTCCACTTTATCGACTAACATAGGCTCGATGTTTTCCTCCGATTCTAAAGAACGACGATGACAGTTGAATAGAAAATATGTTGattatttgatattatattaatcaaattttatttattcattagaATATTATTCGAATTATTGCGTTAATCATATAGAACGGAAACACAGATGTAAAATCTATATAAAGCTCCTATACTCCATAAATCTCCTATTACACAAAACTGACAAACTACCCAAACGAGCATTCTCAAGGTGTATCATCGCGCGATCACGTAACTCATCGATGCCAGTAAACAGCTTTTCTTCAAGGAAATCGTCCACTCACGCACAGTTAagattcaaaaataaatatttcgaaaGTAGGTTTGGAATAAACCGTAACAACCGTACAAGCCAGAAATTGAACTCCCCGGTAAACAAGTCTGTCTTAATAGTACAGAAACATCAAAAAGATCGATTCTCCATCTCTAACGTTTCGAAGAAGTTCCTCGAATTTCAGAGCTGTCAAGACGATTTCTATGCTTGACTGTTCCGACATGGAAAAGCGAGAGATCTCGTTTCACTCGAAGAACGTGTCGATCGAGCGTCATCTAAAATTTCTTTTCGGGTATATAAATGGAGCTCTATTGTAATTCGTTCACCCGCCGGTTGCCAGTGTTCTTCGCGAAAACAGTCCACCACCGAGCTGGATCGCTCGATCAACCACGTTAAATATAGCAGGCATAGTCACCAATCGGCATTTTGCAGGTCCAAACTGAACTTCAGAGTTCGTGCTTGAAGAGGCTGGTATTTAGCCTGGGTATGCGGGCGAAGGAGGCAGAGATCAAGAAAGGGATCATCAGGAACAACAGCGTGTGGGACAAGCTGGCCTTCGCGAAGATCAGGGAATCGACAGGAGGCAGATTGAGGCTGATGGTCGTTGGATCTGCCCCGTTAGCGGGCAACGTTCTCACCTTCACCAGATGCGCTCTCGGTTGTATAGTCGTCGAGGGATATGGTCAGACCGAGTGCGGTGCACCGATCACTCTTACTGTTCAGGTTAGAATGGTTCAAGAGCTAATGACTGGGCTGTAGATGTTTATACGTCCTTGAGCGTATCGCACAAATTTCACTTTacgtttttcatattttttttacttGATTAATTCGCGCGTTAAGCAATCGATCATTGATCCGTGTCAATGGTACTAGATACTTACACCCGCTTAACACCCGCTAAAGAAACGATTAATTTCTATGTTTCGCTCTAACAAGAGATTAATTAGTTAATTACTTGGATAGCTCGCGGAACGTGAAACAGAAATTTAGATAAATGTATCAGTTGACTCGACGTAAACAAGATAATCGAGACTAACAGTTAACAAGATGTTAATTTTAACGCCAGTAATTTTTTATGATACCATTATTTGAATCTACGATCTGTTTTATCTATGAAAAGTATTAATTTGTTAAATCGGAAACCTCTTTAAACGATATGTAATTAGTTCTCTTCCTTCCGATTTCACGCGTTGCACATAGCTGAACGTGTCAACGTTGAATCAAAGACATGCAATTACCTCGAAGTACGTTTGTCGTTTAACCGTTTCTTACTCGAGtaatgctatacatatacgtgtagTGAATGGAATGCAACGAGGGGAATAAACGGGATACGTTAACAGACGTTTCAACTCGAAACGGATACATAGCCGTATCTCTCCGGCGAAAGAGCCGGTCAATAAATGCTCCGTAAATAAATCGCTCGTACACTCGCTGACCTTATAAATCACGGGTTACAGATTTCAGCCAGCTAGAAAAGCAAGCCATTTTGTGTTAAAAAACTAAATTATCCGAAAGTTATCGTCAATTTAAAATACGATGTTTACGCAAAGGATTCTTGCAGCGTTTGATTTGCgaataatgaataataatttaattttgatgGAAAATTCGCTTGTTAAAACTGATTTTTTTCTCTTCGTTGGAATCGATAGCCTCTAAATAGAAACAAATCGAGAAACAATGGTGAACGCGTAATGCGATCATTCGATTTCGATCGAGTTCAACCGAATAACGATCAAGTGACACGCGTGGTCACTATTCTTGGCATATTTACAGGTATCGATGTATTATACGTGGCTAGACGAAACCAGCTATTATTTATACGCGGGCATAGGTATATTCTTGTCGGGCAGACCGGCGAGAAAAAAATGTTGCGACCACGCGCCAAAGCACGTGGTAAATCACGTCATTTGGTAAATCACCACGATCGACCgtgtaaatatatgtatgcataCGCGTCTACGATTACTGTAAAATATTCTATCATTTTGTACAAAGTCATTATGGTCTAAATTACGTTAAAAAGAGAACATTTGTAAAATACTCGGCGTACTACGGTGTAATGCCACGGTGTAATGATGAcatagaataaataattgctcaACTCGCGATGACAAATAGCCGTTTTGTGTAAAATAT is a window of Bombus affinis isolate iyBomAffi1 chromosome 12, iyBomAffi1.2, whole genome shotgun sequence DNA encoding:
- the LOC126922838 gene encoding uncharacterized protein LOC126922838, with translation MIRTFQQQFRIPPSHWQLFKSRPSTSPTGQGFVGSWMPNPIDFGSKSSNFSLFRVDLKSLKPSPNRPVLFAMNPSQYIFLLFVGTFCVYGLWKTSSLSWRSSTVHAKASIQFDLSIPSSSPSVFRRFSNKTNRKTIGKSHKKYRGVVSKYMLELYHRRSDVDIVRALEPIHVSGPTNEGARILVFSVPPIDPDEALEVAELLGVVGSILRVRLDHTDAFGSCKSRRDDSWRAFNVTSAVVARSGSAVRFRVYGRVGYHPCGDGPILLLSYAKVRKRRLRRSIQEEETDEDDGPRRRRKNSCRRRSLYVDFALIAYDEWVVAPPGYEAYQCSGKCFYPFGDHLSPTKHAIVQTLVHGALQAIEGGSKPVGRACCVPTRLAPTSLLYLDASGTLTYQYGYEDMVVAECGCR
- the LOC126922815 gene encoding long-chain-fatty-acid--CoA ligase 1; translated protein: MTSSCFSPPPLRPPIDISDQSDTVKGTDLIKVSRFYKDSKEGKFVSFLYEDTRTLYDGFRKGAKESNNGPCLGWRDGPNKPYQWLHYNETLLRAKNFGSGLVSLGLMPGSHALVGLYSQNCPEWILAEQACYTYSLAVVPLYDTLGPDACAFIINQAEINLVVCENDSKCNLLLDKAPRCLRKMVVIKETRQATNQRAKNRGVELFKFEEVERIGAQKNHPEVPPKTTDLCTICYTSGTTGNPKGVMLTHQNVMASISAVLIQLGEHRPSYKDTMISFLPLAHMLERCCENGMYMVGASVGFYSGDIKRLPEDMKALRPTVMPAVPRLLNRMYDKVQTELQSSCLKRLVFSLGMRAKEAEIKKGIIRNNSVWDKLAFAKIRESTGGRLRLMVVGSAPLAGNVLTFTRCALGCIVVEGYGQTECGAPITLTVQGDHVPEHVGPPVPCCCIKLVDVPEMEYFAKKNQGEVCVKGTNVFVGYFKDPERTAQVIDEFGWHHTGDVGMWLPNGTLKIIDRRKHTFKLSQGEYIVPEKIENIYLRSQYVHQVFLHGESLKSCVVGIVIPHVDVVKCWAVENGIPGTLSVLCANPQVKQLIMDDMLSWGKEAGLKSFEQVKDIYLHPDPFSVQNGLLTPTLKMKRPQLKDYFKPQIEDLYRHLD